A single window of Archangium gephyra DNA harbors:
- a CDS encoding fatty acid desaturase family protein: MLPSSCAPLPANSGHLPLRAPVPPELLGRATVPALLRLAATQWAWISLCWLGMDRVPTLAPLLALLVAGRLHALGVVLHDAIHLPWRHKGPALRLLELLAGLPVATTLEAMRYHHLRHHRDAGLPSDPYRRPPASPWRQFAVWLRVCPILPFWVLRGPVGLLAWLLPVLRTPYARLFLQDRSGNALTHDAEVLGCARAESAQVLFHLVVLAAALRWPSAVGLGYGLPFLLTSALCAWRLLAEHTPSTVNGRTLRDVLACTSDHGLGWLGRLLTAPLHVGCHVVHHLHPQVSLHHLPRLRDWYLLRYPDLYPRPRRP; encoded by the coding sequence ATGCTTCCCTCCTCGTGCGCGCCCCTTCCTGCAAACTCCGGGCACCTCCCGCTTCGCGCTCCCGTTCCTCCCGAGCTGCTCGGCCGCGCCACCGTGCCGGCCCTGCTGCGGCTCGCCGCCACCCAGTGGGCGTGGATCTCCCTGTGCTGGCTGGGAATGGACCGGGTGCCCACCCTGGCTCCGCTGCTCGCGCTGCTCGTCGCCGGCCGGCTGCATGCGCTCGGCGTCGTCCTGCATGACGCCATCCACCTGCCCTGGCGTCACAAGGGCCCCGCGCTCCGGCTGTTGGAGCTGCTCGCCGGCCTCCCCGTCGCCACCACGCTGGAGGCCATGCGCTACCACCACCTGCGCCACCACCGCGACGCGGGCCTGCCCTCGGACCCGTACCGGCGGCCTCCCGCGAGCCCCTGGCGCCAGTTCGCCGTGTGGCTGCGCGTCTGTCCCATCCTCCCCTTCTGGGTGCTGCGCGGTCCCGTTGGCCTGCTCGCCTGGCTCCTCCCCGTCCTGCGCACCCCGTACGCGCGGCTCTTCCTCCAGGACCGCTCCGGCAACGCACTCACCCACGACGCCGAAGTGCTCGGCTGCGCCCGCGCCGAGTCCGCCCAGGTCCTCTTCCACCTCGTGGTGCTCGCCGCCGCCCTGCGCTGGCCCTCGGCGGTGGGCCTCGGCTACGGCCTGCCCTTCCTGCTGACCTCGGCGCTGTGCGCGTGGCGCCTGCTCGCCGAACACACTCCCAGCACGGTGAATGGACGCACCCTGCGTGACGTGCTCGCCTGCACCTCGGATCATGGGCTCGGCTGGCTGGGCCGGCTGCTCACCGCGCCGCTCCACGTGGGCTGCCACGTGGTGCACCACCTGCATCCCCAGGTGTCCCTGCACCACCTGCCCCGGCTTCGCGACTGGTACCTCCTGCGCTACCCTGACCTCTACCCCCGCCCGCGTCGGCCCTGA
- a CDS encoding S8 family peptidase translates to MKASFLKNRVTRTWMMGLCLMAAPAAQATSVSVLDPRLPTVKPTSPELDPETPVQRLVVKFHEGTRVRVRGGGLQVVSTERNPAERGRMARRGLSEQKLRQDLMAALRVLADVPRMGPPGRLFRQDELTLAERKRLAEERSGKEQADLDLYFEVPLKPGTLAADVNELVMRLNALDSVEIAYAEAATEPAWFGLEVSGQATNTSPGYEGLQGYLDAAPGGIDARYAWTMPGGTGTGVRIVDVEGAWNGTHEDLPRFFYTGGVQFNDLGWRNHGTAVMGVLAGQANGYGVTGVSYGAQVGHEGVAGQSIASAITRAALVAGKGGVVLLQLQARGPRGTRDCTCNTSQCDEVPLEYWRANFDAIAQATAAGVHVVEAAGNGSVDLDSPVYRGAFDRSVRDSGAILVAAGTAGTHAPMCWTNHGSRVDLHAWGEKVVTLGYGDLSSAGEDRWYTGTFSGTSSAAPIVVGAVANLQGIAHATGKGPLEPRALRELLRATGTPQASDAKQIGSMPNLREAIPELLAK, encoded by the coding sequence ATGAAGGCCTCGTTTCTCAAGAATCGCGTGACCCGCACGTGGATGATGGGCTTGTGCTTGATGGCGGCACCCGCCGCGCAGGCCACCAGCGTCAGTGTGTTGGATCCGCGGTTGCCCACCGTGAAGCCCACCAGTCCCGAGTTGGATCCGGAGACGCCGGTGCAGCGGCTGGTGGTGAAGTTCCACGAGGGCACCCGGGTGCGCGTGCGTGGCGGAGGGCTGCAGGTGGTGTCCACCGAGCGCAACCCGGCCGAGCGCGGGCGCATGGCGCGCCGCGGCCTGTCCGAGCAGAAGCTGCGCCAGGATTTGATGGCCGCGCTGAGGGTGCTGGCGGACGTGCCGCGCATGGGCCCGCCCGGACGGCTCTTCCGCCAGGACGAGCTCACGCTGGCCGAGCGCAAGCGCCTGGCCGAGGAGCGCAGCGGCAAGGAGCAGGCGGACCTGGACCTGTACTTCGAGGTGCCGCTCAAGCCGGGTACGCTCGCCGCGGACGTGAACGAGCTGGTGATGCGGCTCAACGCGCTCGACAGCGTGGAGATCGCCTACGCCGAGGCGGCGACGGAGCCGGCGTGGTTCGGCCTCGAGGTCTCCGGACAGGCCACAAACACCAGCCCGGGCTACGAGGGACTCCAGGGCTACCTGGACGCGGCCCCGGGTGGCATCGACGCGCGCTACGCCTGGACGATGCCGGGGGGCACGGGCACGGGCGTGAGGATCGTCGACGTGGAGGGAGCGTGGAACGGGACGCACGAGGATCTCCCGCGCTTCTTCTACACGGGCGGCGTGCAGTTCAATGACCTGGGCTGGCGCAACCACGGCACCGCGGTGATGGGGGTGCTGGCGGGCCAGGCCAACGGCTACGGCGTCACGGGCGTCTCGTACGGGGCGCAGGTGGGCCACGAGGGCGTCGCCGGCCAGAGCATCGCGAGTGCCATCACCCGCGCGGCGCTGGTGGCGGGCAAGGGCGGCGTGGTGCTGCTGCAGTTGCAGGCGCGGGGCCCGCGCGGCACGCGGGACTGCACGTGCAACACGAGCCAGTGCGACGAGGTGCCGCTGGAGTACTGGCGGGCCAACTTCGACGCCATCGCCCAGGCCACCGCCGCCGGTGTGCACGTGGTGGAGGCGGCCGGCAACGGCAGCGTGGACCTGGACTCGCCGGTGTACCGCGGCGCGTTCGATCGCTCGGTGCGGGACTCCGGCGCCATCCTCGTGGCGGCGGGTACGGCGGGCACGCACGCGCCCATGTGCTGGACCAACCACGGCAGCCGCGTGGACCTGCACGCCTGGGGCGAGAAGGTCGTGACGCTGGGTTACGGGGACCTGTCCAGCGCGGGCGAGGACCGGTGGTACACGGGCACCTTCAGCGGGACGTCCAGCGCGGCGCCGATCGTGGTGGGCGCGGTGGCCAACCTGCAGGGCATCGCCCACGCCACTGGCAAGGGGCCGCTGGAGCCGCGCGCCCTGCGCGAGCTGCTGCGCGCCACCGGCACGCCGCAGGCCTCGGATGCGAAGCAGATTGGCTCCATGCCCAACCTGCGCGAGGCCATCCCCGAGCTGCTCGCCAAGTAG
- a CDS encoding TIGR02269 family lipoprotein, with amino-acid sequence MSNFMRGLLLVLALLSNACVSLTPPPGPGRSLRYGLHGATGPAGAGAMGNESPLILDAQPPSPPEPEAPERLHRRRSSRDAVTAVGPGNSDATAWQSALAAHLAFRKGVGEVSGSTRRLSGELSRLEASDSGIARVGNGIFARYVEYGEARLRWIDAELAAATEFAAKASQVEEPQMQLALLRLAGPRLEAAMMGSMLLAVWVDFLTLTDAALSRRLNSVEVLFMRMDGWQKMLEPAMTALSSLEPEQVEAAARDMPALVGHLTRELAALLETMNKGAKVLEAALVLKESMEALTLLSVLKFTLPALRAAAPVTLGVGLMVGPNGVMMGTRMVVSAEWVEMMRQLVRAGVLSLPAVSAAVRLQAGHVLMAQGHGELPSGVREALGDSPEVRGMRVTGKTGAGMAEPPRHHVMPKEFREWFEKRGFTGEMDINKFCVKLEQAHHQAIHGGGNWKLGRTWPGEWNRMIMEALYEAEAEAGQMLTRNEVLNVVAGYMKEYSIPMKFIPWRGR; translated from the coding sequence GTGTCGAACTTCATGCGCGGACTGCTGCTCGTCCTGGCGCTGCTGTCCAACGCCTGTGTGTCGCTGACGCCACCGCCCGGCCCGGGGCGGAGCCTGCGTTACGGCCTGCACGGCGCCACGGGGCCCGCGGGGGCCGGAGCGATGGGCAACGAGTCGCCGCTCATCCTCGACGCCCAGCCACCCTCTCCTCCTGAGCCCGAGGCGCCGGAGCGGCTGCACCGTCGCCGCAGCTCCCGGGACGCCGTGACGGCGGTGGGCCCTGGCAACTCCGACGCGACTGCGTGGCAGAGCGCCCTCGCTGCCCACCTGGCCTTTCGCAAGGGCGTGGGCGAGGTATCCGGCTCCACCCGCCGCCTCTCCGGCGAGCTCTCCAGACTCGAGGCCAGCGACTCGGGCATTGCCCGCGTGGGCAACGGCATCTTCGCCCGCTACGTCGAATATGGCGAAGCTCGGCTGCGGTGGATTGACGCCGAGCTTGCCGCCGCCACGGAGTTCGCCGCCAAGGCTTCGCAGGTGGAGGAGCCGCAGATGCAGCTCGCCCTGCTGCGCCTGGCGGGCCCACGGCTGGAAGCCGCGATGATGGGCTCCATGCTGCTGGCCGTATGGGTTGACTTCCTCACCCTCACCGACGCGGCACTCTCCCGGCGCCTCAATAGCGTGGAGGTGCTCTTCATGAGGATGGACGGCTGGCAGAAGATGCTGGAGCCCGCCATGACGGCGCTCTCCTCGTTGGAGCCGGAGCAGGTGGAGGCAGCGGCGCGGGACATGCCTGCCCTGGTGGGCCACCTCACGCGCGAGCTCGCCGCGCTCCTCGAGACCATGAACAAGGGGGCGAAAGTCCTCGAGGCGGCACTGGTATTGAAGGAGTCCATGGAGGCGCTCACCCTCCTGTCGGTGCTGAAGTTCACCCTGCCCGCGCTGCGCGCGGCGGCGCCCGTCACGCTCGGCGTGGGCCTCATGGTGGGCCCCAACGGCGTGATGATGGGCACGCGCATGGTGGTGTCCGCCGAGTGGGTGGAGATGATGCGCCAGTTGGTGCGCGCGGGCGTCCTCTCCCTGCCCGCCGTCAGCGCGGCCGTGCGGCTCCAGGCCGGCCACGTGCTGATGGCGCAGGGGCACGGCGAGCTCCCGAGTGGCGTGCGCGAGGCGCTGGGCGACAGCCCCGAGGTGCGGGGCATGCGCGTGACGGGCAAGACAGGCGCCGGTATGGCCGAGCCCCCGCGTCACCACGTCATGCCCAAGGAGTTCCGCGAGTGGTTCGAGAAACGCGGCTTCACCGGCGAGATGGATATCAACAAGTTCTGCGTCAAGCTGGAGCAGGCACACCACCAGGCCATTCACGGCGGAGGAAACTGGAAGCTCGGTCGCACATGGCCGGGTGAATGGAACCGGATGATCATGGAGGCGCTGTACGAGGCGGAGGCCGAAGCTGGCCAGATGTTGACACGGAATGAGGTCCTGAACGTCGTCGCGGGGTATATGAAGGAGTACAGCATCCCGATGAAGTTCATCCCGTGGAGAGGCCGATGA
- a CDS encoding STAS/SEC14 domain-containing protein: MYRIDVDKQNALIELVLDGLIRPDEMTRFVEELRAATLSLAGRDIRIKADMRTFRPSAPPVAEMLRDVQQFGIQNGVKRVAEMVESQLSALQLNRVARESGTDKILRRFTDDQAARRWLLHGEEEALSA, encoded by the coding sequence GTGTACAGGATCGACGTCGACAAACAGAACGCCCTCATCGAGCTCGTCCTGGATGGGCTCATCCGCCCGGACGAGATGACGAGGTTCGTCGAGGAGCTGAGAGCCGCCACGCTGTCGTTGGCCGGGCGGGACATCCGCATCAAGGCGGACATGCGGACCTTCCGTCCCTCGGCGCCGCCGGTGGCGGAGATGCTGCGGGATGTGCAGCAGTTCGGCATCCAGAATGGCGTGAAGCGCGTGGCGGAGATGGTGGAGAGCCAGCTGTCCGCGCTGCAGCTCAACCGGGTGGCGCGTGAGAGCGGGACGGACAAGATCCTCCGCCGCTTCACGGATGACCAGGCGGCGCGGCGCTGGCTCCTCCACGGGGAAGAGGAAGCACTCTCCGCGTAG
- a CDS encoding CinA family protein: MEASLLEERARRVLEACRRSGERLALVEASTGGLVCASLTDLAGASAVVERGFVPYSNEAKTEQLGVPVELMVAHGAVSEQVALALALGALARSQATLALAETGIAGPSGGSEAKPVGLVYLAVTRRDGTHVTERHVFTGDRKAIRRAAAARGLELVLTVLERR; this comes from the coding sequence ATGGAGGCGTCCTTGTTGGAGGAGCGGGCCCGGCGGGTGCTGGAGGCCTGCCGGCGCTCGGGCGAGCGGCTGGCGCTGGTGGAGGCCAGTACGGGAGGACTCGTGTGCGCGAGCCTCACGGACCTCGCCGGGGCGTCGGCCGTGGTGGAGCGCGGCTTCGTCCCCTACTCGAACGAGGCGAAGACGGAGCAACTCGGTGTGCCGGTGGAACTGATGGTGGCGCACGGGGCGGTCAGCGAGCAGGTGGCCCTGGCGCTGGCACTAGGGGCGCTGGCCCGCTCCCAGGCCACCCTGGCGCTCGCGGAGACGGGCATCGCGGGCCCCTCGGGAGGCTCGGAGGCCAAGCCCGTGGGGCTCGTCTACCTCGCGGTGACGCGGCGGGATGGGACGCACGTGACAGAGCGCCACGTCTTCACGGGAGACCGGAAGGCGATCCGCCGGGCGGCGGCGGCGCGAGGGTTGGAGCTGGTGCTCACCGTCCTGGAGCGACGCTGA
- a CDS encoding GRAS family protein — protein MRSEKYSLLTRALEELQTGQSAAARRSLAALTRLLDVDAVAEDMKYFLFATALARRVGVGEAQQMNLYLRRFELPQISLFNLVAERLPMVGMAGRIANDLLCGLLEGHEDATLIDVGLGTGRQEAALLRQLAERGTTLRRLTVVGVEPDPHSLRQAETSLTALAGEMGITLRFVSVPKVVEALDEEDWALLRDTPGPRLVHSAFAMHHIAAGVDRQEVFHRMRTMEPTAVVLVEPNSDHATDSLSQRFHNAWHHFSHNFELVDELGLPERERNGIKLFFGREFEDILGAVDDSQRYERHERVETWGNRLRNAGFCPAPAHRLAGNWSFPHPAVHIRPGPGYVGVGYKEETLVTVLCATTEASC, from the coding sequence GTGCGATCGGAGAAATACTCGTTGCTCACGCGTGCCCTGGAGGAGCTGCAGACGGGCCAGTCGGCCGCGGCCCGGCGCTCACTGGCGGCGCTTACCCGGCTGCTGGACGTGGATGCGGTGGCCGAGGACATGAAGTACTTCCTCTTCGCCACGGCGCTCGCCCGGCGGGTGGGCGTGGGAGAGGCGCAGCAGATGAACCTCTACCTGCGGCGCTTCGAGTTGCCTCAAATCTCCCTCTTCAACCTGGTGGCCGAGCGGCTTCCCATGGTGGGGATGGCGGGACGGATCGCCAACGATCTGTTGTGTGGGCTGCTCGAGGGCCACGAGGACGCCACGCTCATCGACGTGGGCCTGGGCACGGGGCGGCAGGAGGCGGCGCTGCTGCGGCAGCTGGCGGAGCGCGGCACCACGCTGCGGCGGCTCACCGTGGTGGGAGTGGAGCCCGACCCGCACAGCCTGCGTCAGGCGGAGACGTCCCTCACGGCCCTCGCGGGGGAGATGGGCATCACCCTGCGTTTCGTGAGTGTCCCCAAGGTCGTCGAGGCGCTCGACGAGGAGGACTGGGCCCTGCTGCGGGACACCCCGGGGCCGCGGCTGGTGCACTCGGCCTTCGCCATGCACCACATCGCCGCGGGCGTGGACCGGCAGGAGGTCTTCCACCGGATGCGCACCATGGAGCCCACCGCCGTGGTGCTGGTGGAGCCGAACTCGGACCACGCCACCGACTCGCTGTCCCAGCGCTTCCACAACGCGTGGCACCACTTCTCGCACAACTTCGAGCTGGTGGACGAGCTGGGCCTGCCCGAGCGCGAGCGCAACGGCATCAAGCTCTTCTTCGGCCGCGAGTTCGAGGACATCCTCGGCGCGGTGGACGACTCGCAGCGCTATGAGCGGCACGAGCGGGTGGAGACGTGGGGCAACCGGCTGCGCAACGCGGGCTTCTGTCCAGCACCGGCCCATCGGCTCGCGGGGAACTGGTCCTTCCCGCACCCGGCGGTGCACATCCGCCCGGGGCCCGGTTATGTGGGCGTGGGCTACAAGGAGGAGACGCTGGTGACGGTCCTGTGCGCCACGACGGAAGCGAGCTGCTGA
- a CDS encoding DUF3185 family protein translates to MGIARIVGFMLVVAGTVFLVTAYRATGSLSERAVETFTGRYSERTQRDLVLGAAGVVGGVLLIAFGGGGGRRRR, encoded by the coding sequence GTGGGGATCGCCCGAATCGTGGGATTCATGCTCGTCGTCGCCGGTACCGTCTTCCTGGTGACCGCCTACCGTGCCACCGGCTCGCTGTCGGAGCGCGCCGTGGAGACGTTCACTGGCCGCTACAGCGAGCGCACCCAGCGTGACCTGGTCCTGGGCGCCGCGGGGGTGGTGGGCGGCGTGCTGCTCATCGCCTTTGGGGGTGGGGGGGGCCGCCGCCGCCGCTAG
- a CDS encoding AMP-binding protein, whose amino-acid sequence MATSLLELFLTRARQAPGRPVLDFERQRFSAGQLAGQVTAFASALQRRGLTSGERVALFLENSPAFVIAYLGTQYAGGVVVLVNTQYRQVELGHILSDAGARVCVTGAAGAAELAPLKAQLPALEWLVTETPPDGPPDAPLPWPAVDFDALLAEGDAHASLPLPRGEQLAVLGYTSGTTGRSKGAMLLHRNLLANVRAVTEAWRWTENDRLLLTLPLFHTHGLMVGLHGTLYSGGSVDLRRRFAAPEVLSALQEDASLTLFFGVPTMYGRLVEEARRTGLRPRPLRLLVSGSAPLSPQLFRDVEETFGQRILERYGMTETLMNTTNPYEGERRPGTVGMPYPGQEARVVDVRTRQPLPDGETGEIEVRGPHVFAGYWQRPDATAESFDAEGWFRTGDLGLRDGDGYFHITGRARELIISGGFNVYPREVEEVLATHPGVAEVAVLGLPDPDFGEQVVAVIVPRAPAPAAQALADFCKDRLASFKKPRRVEFVDALPRNALGKVQKHLLRERLQTNVAPVSVQKPTEP is encoded by the coding sequence ATGGCGACCTCCCTCCTCGAGCTCTTCCTCACCCGCGCCCGTCAGGCTCCCGGGCGGCCCGTCCTGGACTTCGAGCGGCAACGCTTCAGCGCCGGACAGCTCGCCGGCCAGGTCACCGCCTTCGCCAGCGCCCTCCAGCGCCGGGGGCTGACGTCTGGCGAGCGCGTGGCCCTCTTCCTGGAGAACAGCCCCGCCTTCGTCATCGCCTACCTGGGCACGCAGTACGCCGGAGGCGTCGTCGTCCTCGTCAACACGCAGTACCGGCAGGTGGAGCTCGGCCACATCCTCTCCGATGCCGGCGCGCGCGTCTGTGTCACCGGCGCCGCCGGGGCCGCCGAGCTCGCCCCGCTGAAGGCGCAGCTGCCCGCGCTGGAGTGGCTCGTCACCGAGACGCCACCGGACGGGCCGCCGGACGCGCCCCTGCCATGGCCCGCCGTGGACTTCGACGCGCTCCTCGCCGAGGGCGACGCCCACGCCTCGCTGCCCCTGCCCCGGGGCGAGCAGCTCGCCGTGCTCGGCTACACCTCCGGCACCACCGGCCGCTCCAAGGGCGCCATGCTGCTGCACCGCAACCTGCTCGCCAACGTGCGCGCCGTCACCGAGGCCTGGCGCTGGACGGAGAACGACAGGCTCCTGCTCACCCTCCCGCTCTTCCACACCCACGGCCTCATGGTGGGCCTGCACGGCACGCTCTACTCCGGGGGCAGCGTGGACCTGCGCCGCCGCTTCGCCGCCCCCGAGGTCCTCTCCGCCCTCCAGGAAGACGCCTCGCTCACCCTGTTCTTCGGCGTGCCCACCATGTACGGCCGGCTCGTCGAGGAGGCCCGCCGCACCGGGCTGCGTCCGCGTCCCCTCCGGCTGCTCGTCTCCGGCTCGGCCCCGCTCAGCCCCCAGCTCTTCCGCGACGTGGAGGAGACGTTCGGCCAGCGCATCCTCGAGCGCTACGGCATGACGGAAACCCTCATGAACACCACCAACCCCTACGAGGGCGAGCGGCGGCCCGGCACCGTGGGCATGCCCTACCCCGGCCAGGAGGCGCGCGTGGTGGACGTGCGCACCCGCCAGCCGCTCCCGGACGGCGAGACGGGGGAAATCGAGGTGCGCGGCCCCCACGTCTTCGCCGGCTACTGGCAGCGCCCGGACGCCACCGCCGAGTCCTTCGACGCCGAGGGCTGGTTCCGCACCGGGGACCTGGGCCTGCGGGACGGGGACGGCTACTTCCACATCACCGGCCGCGCGCGCGAGCTCATCATCAGCGGCGGCTTCAACGTGTACCCGCGCGAGGTGGAGGAGGTGCTCGCCACGCACCCGGGCGTCGCCGAGGTGGCGGTGCTCGGCCTGCCGGACCCCGACTTCGGCGAGCAGGTGGTGGCCGTCATCGTCCCCCGCGCGCCCGCCCCCGCGGCCCAGGCGCTGGCCGACTTCTGCAAGGACCGGCTCGCCAGCTTCAAGAAGCCCCGCCGCGTCGAGTTCGTGGATGCCCTGCCCCGCAACGCGCTCGGCAAGGTGCAGAAGCACCTGCTGCGCGAGCGCCTCCAGACAAATGTCGCACCCGTGAGCGTTCAGAAGCCAACAGAGCCGTGA
- a CDS encoding ATPase domain-containing protein, whose product MSEAEQSEESTRRVPTGSTGLDALLKGGWLHGGTYMVTGAPGTGKTILGNQLCFSHVANGGRAVFVTMLSESHGRMTTHLRRMRFFQRDVIGQSLHYVSGYATLKAEGLEGLAKLLYRAVREHEATVLVVDGLLAAQESAGSVLAFREFLHGLGVHNALAGCTTLVLTNRQENAADPQFAMVDGVLVLELQQRGLRAVRTVEVTKLRGEAQLLGRHTFEINEQGLNVYPRLESLYRQPPQEELELERRQGFGLERLDEMMTGGVRPHSSTLLLGSPGSGKTLLGLHFLESGARQGEPGLYFGFMETTPRLLAKADGVGLQLRPWVDTGRLVLETRAAVESLPDALVHELLGLVERHRIRRLVLDGLEPLLQEPLEPRRAPDFLTALLNVLRSRGVTALMTQQTQVLFGPRLEAKLEGVEGIVDNIVFLRYVEFRSQLYRMLSILKMRESDYQPSLREFSISTRGIDVAETFESAEAILTGLARPLAVKSKRSRLKKAVRRLPSRKRSRA is encoded by the coding sequence GTGAGCGAAGCCGAGCAGTCCGAGGAGTCCACGCGGCGGGTGCCGACCGGGTCCACCGGCCTGGATGCCTTGCTCAAGGGTGGGTGGCTCCACGGTGGCACCTATATGGTCACCGGCGCGCCCGGGACGGGGAAGACCATCCTGGGCAACCAGCTCTGCTTCTCGCACGTGGCCAACGGCGGGCGGGCCGTGTTCGTCACCATGCTGTCCGAGTCCCACGGCCGCATGACGACGCACCTGCGCCGCATGCGCTTCTTCCAGCGAGACGTCATCGGCCAGTCGCTGCACTACGTGAGCGGCTACGCCACGCTCAAGGCCGAGGGGCTCGAGGGACTGGCGAAGCTGCTCTACCGCGCGGTGCGCGAGCACGAGGCCACGGTGCTGGTGGTGGACGGGCTGCTGGCGGCGCAGGAGAGCGCCGGCTCGGTGCTGGCCTTCCGCGAGTTCCTCCACGGCCTCGGGGTGCACAACGCGCTGGCCGGCTGCACCACGCTGGTGCTCACCAACCGGCAGGAGAACGCGGCGGATCCGCAGTTCGCCATGGTGGATGGGGTGCTGGTGCTCGAGCTGCAACAGCGGGGACTCCGGGCGGTGCGCACCGTGGAGGTGACGAAGCTGCGGGGCGAGGCCCAGCTGCTCGGCCGGCACACCTTCGAGATCAACGAGCAGGGGCTGAACGTCTACCCGCGCCTGGAGAGCCTGTACCGCCAACCGCCCCAGGAGGAGCTGGAGCTGGAGCGGCGGCAGGGCTTCGGCCTGGAGCGGCTGGACGAGATGATGACGGGCGGGGTGCGGCCCCACTCGTCCACGCTGCTGCTCGGCTCGCCGGGCAGTGGCAAGACGCTGCTGGGGCTGCACTTCCTGGAGAGCGGCGCGCGCCAGGGCGAGCCCGGCCTCTACTTCGGCTTCATGGAGACGACGCCCCGGCTGCTGGCGAAGGCCGACGGCGTGGGCCTGCAGCTGCGGCCGTGGGTGGACACGGGCCGGCTGGTGCTGGAGACGCGGGCGGCGGTGGAGTCGCTGCCGGACGCGCTGGTGCACGAGCTGCTGGGCCTGGTGGAGCGCCATCGGATACGGCGGCTCGTGCTCGACGGCCTGGAGCCGCTGCTGCAGGAGCCGCTGGAGCCCCGGCGGGCCCCGGACTTCCTCACCGCGCTCCTCAACGTGCTGCGCTCCCGGGGAGTCACCGCGCTGATGACCCAGCAGACCCAGGTGCTCTTCGGTCCCCGGCTGGAGGCGAAGCTGGAGGGCGTGGAAGGCATCGTCGACAACATCGTGTTCCTCCGGTATGTGGAGTTCCGCTCCCAGCTGTACCGGATGCTGTCCATCCTCAAGATGCGCGAGAGCGACTACCAACCCTCTCTGCGCGAGTTCTCCATCTCGACTCGGGGCATCGACGTGGCCGAGACCTTCGAGAGCGCCGAGGCCATCCTCACCGGACTGGCCCGGCCGCTGGCTGTGAAATCCAAGCGCTCCCGTCTCAAGAAGGCGGTCCGGCGCCTGCCCTCCCGGAAGCGGAGCCGCGCATGA
- a CDS encoding response regulator, translating into MSKLLIVDDEVAILEALTDILSVEGYEVSTAANGAEGLDHVRKDRPDLILLDLMMPVMDGQEMLRRLKEDPELRTTPVVVMSAGRVTKAELQGSRFLAKPFELDDLLDTVAAELNKGH; encoded by the coding sequence ATGAGCAAGCTCCTCATCGTGGACGACGAGGTGGCCATCCTGGAGGCCCTCACGGACATCCTCTCCGTGGAGGGGTACGAGGTGTCCACCGCCGCCAACGGGGCCGAGGGACTCGACCACGTGCGCAAGGACCGCCCGGACCTCATCCTGCTGGACTTGATGATGCCGGTGATGGACGGGCAGGAGATGCTGCGCCGGCTCAAGGAGGACCCGGAGCTGCGCACCACCCCCGTGGTGGTGATGAGCGCCGGGCGTGTCACCAAGGCGGAGCTGCAGGGCAGCCGCTTCCTCGCCAAGCCCTTCGAGCTCGATGACCTGCTGGACACCGTGGCCGCCGAGCTGAACAAGGGCCACTGA
- the orn gene encoding oligoribonuclease, with the protein MPAPTPPLCLVWLDLEMTGLDPDESAIIEIGVIITGPDLVPKAEMERVIWQPDEVLGRMEPVVREMHTRNGLLKKVRESSTSLRVAEREITELVMKHCGMNEGILCGNSIHTDRRFLVKYMPMLDRYLHYRQVDVTSIKVLGNAWFPDMVPLKKTASGHTALADLRASIAELTHYRAHLFRAATGGGGS; encoded by the coding sequence ATGCCCGCACCGACCCCGCCCCTGTGCCTCGTCTGGCTCGATCTGGAGATGACCGGACTGGACCCCGACGAATCGGCCATCATCGAGATTGGCGTGATCATCACGGGGCCGGACCTGGTGCCCAAGGCGGAGATGGAGCGGGTCATCTGGCAGCCGGACGAGGTGCTGGGGCGGATGGAGCCGGTGGTGCGGGAGATGCACACGCGCAACGGGCTGCTCAAGAAGGTGCGCGAGTCGTCGACGTCGCTGCGGGTGGCCGAGCGGGAGATCACCGAGCTGGTGATGAAGCACTGTGGGATGAACGAGGGCATCCTCTGTGGCAACTCCATCCACACGGACCGGCGCTTCCTGGTGAAGTACATGCCGATGCTGGACCGCTACCTGCACTACCGGCAGGTGGACGTGACGAGCATCAAGGTGCTGGGCAACGCGTGGTTCCCGGACATGGTGCCGCTGAAGAAGACGGCCTCGGGGCACACGGCGCTGGCGGACCTGCGCGCGAGCATCGCCGAGCTGACGCACTACCGCGCGCACCTGTTCCGCGCCGCCACGGGAGGCGGCGGCAGCTGA